CCGCCCTGGCGGAGCAGCTGCGCGACGCCATGCCTGGCTGTGCTCCGGAGCGTGCCCGCTGGCTGCTGCCGCTGCTGGGCCACCAGCGCGAGGCCGTCGATTTCCCCCTGCTGCGTCGCTGGGTGCAGAGCCCCCATGGCACCGCCTGCCGCCGCGCGGCCCTCGAGGGCCTCGCCGTGGGCCTGCCGAGCTGGCCGGTGGCCCAGCTCAGGCCCGTGCTGCGCTGGCTTGCCGCCGACCTCGACGGGGTGCTGGCCGCCTCGGCGGTGGATCTGCTGGCCCGGCTGCCGCAGCCCCGCTGGGGTCTGGCCAGGCTGGACCCCCTGCGCCTCGAGCCGGCTGTTCAGGCGCGCCGTCTGCGGCGGCTGGGGGCCCTGCCTGCCCAACCCCTGGTTCTTGTGGTGCACGGCCGCCAGGGGGGCGCCATCCCACAGGCGCTGGACGTGCTCCGGACCGAGCTCGAAGCCCGTCGCGGCGCCCCCGTGCTGCTCCAGAGCCTGACGGCGGCAGGCCCGCCGGATGCTGCTCCCCTGCGGGAGGCCGCCCGGGGACGGCCCCTCACCCTCATGCCCCTGCTGCTGCTGCCGGGCGGGCACGTCTGCCGGGACGTGCCCGCCCTCGCCGCCACCTGGCGCTGCAGCGGGCCCGTGCAGCGGCTGCCGTTTCTCGGAGCGTGGCCGGTGTGGCAACGCGCGCTCATGGAGGAGGCCGCCGCCCTGGCGGCAGCCTCCGGCACCGACGGCAGCGGCTGCCCACGGCCGCTGCTGCTGCATCACCCCCTCCAGAGCGGCCTGGGAGCCCGCTATCTGGCCCATCTGGAGCGGTTCTGTGCTGTCAGATGCCTGCCCACTCCATACAGTGCGGCGGACTCTGCGGAGCAGCTGGCCTTGCTGCAGTCCCCCGACCAGCCCGCCGCGCTGCCGCTGGTGCTGGCCGCCAACCGTCTCACCGAGAGCCTGCCTCCCCGGTGCGGCCCTGCGCTGCTGCAGCGCCCGCGCTTGCGCGCCTGCCTGCTGGACCTGCTCGCCGCCCTGCCATGAGTGCATCCCCCCCGTCCGGCGTGAGTGGACCCGGCACGGTCTATCTGGTGGGTGCGGGGCCCGGCGATCCGGAGCTGCTCACCCTGAAGGCCCACCGGCTGCTGCGGCAGTGCGATGCCCTCGTCTACGACGCCCTCGTGCCCAAGGCCCTGCTCGACCTCGTTCCGCCCGGCTGCGAACGCCGCTTCGTCGGCAAGCGCCGTGGCCACCATTCCGTGCCCCAGCCCAGCACCAATGCGGTGCTGGTGGCCCTGGCCGCCACCCACCGCATGATCGTGAGGCTCAAGGGTGGTGACCCGTTCCTGTTCGGCCGCGGTGGTGAGGAGGCGGCCCACCTGGCGTCCCACGGCATCCCTGTGCAGGTGGTTCCAGGCGTCACCTCCGGCATTGCGGCTCCGGCCTATGCCGGGATACCCGTGACCCACCGCCGTGCCGGTTCGAGCGTGACGTTCGTGACGGGCCATGAGGAGATCGACAAGGCGCGCCGCGGGGTGGACTGGCAGGGCCTTGCCCGCAGCAGCGATGGTCTGGTGATCTACATGGGGCTCCACAACCTCGCGCGGATCTGCCAGGAGCTGATGGCGGGGGGGCTGGATCCGTCCACCCCCGCGGCGGTGATCCAGCAGGGCACCGTGCGTGGCCAGCGCAGCCTGGTGGCGGAGCTGGGCAGCCTGGCCGAGCGGGTGGACCAGGAGGCTTTCTCGTCGCCGTCGATCGTGGTGGTGGGGGCGATGGTGGCCGAGCGCATCGAGGCGTGCGCGCCCACTCCCGCCGATGCGGAGATGCCCATTCCTTTCTGAACCGTTGCGTCGCCCTTCAGTAGCGAGGAACACCTGGCCTCCGGCACCGATCTGGTCACCTGGACCTTCACGTCTGCGCACGTCCGATGCCCCTGCCCCGGCCCCTTCCCCGTTCCAGTCGCCAGCAGCGACGCAGAGGCCCCCAGGGGGACGCCGTGGGCAGGAGCCGCTCCACAGGATCAGCCGCTTCCCTTGAGCGCGATTGGCAGTCCATGCGCCAGGTGCTGATCATGCTGCGAGCCGGTGCCTTGCGCATGTGGGGCGAAATCGGTCGCACCACCTGACGCACCCAGGCGACTCAGCCACCCTTCCGCTTTCACCCGGCTTTCCTCTTTCACCCGGCCTTCCTCTCTCAGCCAGCCTTCTCCCTGGTGATGGTGTTCCCACCAACAGGCCTGTTGGTGGCGCGAGATACAGGACCAATCATCATTCGGTGTCTTAATAGTTTCATTGGGTCAATCAGTTACAGCTGATTTTCTCTGTTTCCGCTGAGAAGCGGACAGCACTGGACACTTCTTTGCGCCTGGGGTTTCCCCCTCGATGTCCACAGGCTGATTTCAACGCTCCCGCAGCTTTCCCTCCCTCGCCTTGCCGCTGGCCGGCAATGCCATTGCTGCGCTGCTCCTCTCCTTGCGGCTGCGTCTTCCGC
This portion of the Cyanobium sp. NIES-981 genome encodes:
- the cobA gene encoding uroporphyrinogen-III C-methyltransferase, with product MSASPPSGVSGPGTVYLVGAGPGDPELLTLKAHRLLRQCDALVYDALVPKALLDLVPPGCERRFVGKRRGHHSVPQPSTNAVLVALAATHRMIVRLKGGDPFLFGRGGEEAAHLASHGIPVQVVPGVTSGIAAPAYAGIPVTHRRAGSSVTFVTGHEEIDKARRGVDWQGLARSSDGLVIYMGLHNLARICQELMAGGLDPSTPAAVIQQGTVRGQRSLVAELGSLAERVDQEAFSSPSIVVVGAMVAERIEACAPTPADAEMPIPF